A region of Thermococcus argininiproducens DNA encodes the following proteins:
- a CDS encoding type II restriction endonuclease, with amino-acid sequence MVKYLELRYKTFEEYFENFIDTLLSTNKTYEYFVDWEKVKNVVLKYEKELALLKQLYELKPKKAKERLKLLLQEHPTILPLIPALIAERTDKGLLSIYDPDKMQFVEFNFKSHFLTESEINQIVEFCEKTGLLDVLISVQNLRDYLFGVEVGIDTNARKGRSGTLFEKMVKRFLEKNLPEYVRVIPQDRRFSLYETIGRTKKEKAKRHDFVLYKEETPIMAIEVNFYNVTGSKPIEIVGSYITLNKAAKEKGIAFVWVTDGPAWKKMREPLMRGMKEIEWVVNYFQLQKLIQYFNSINWEI; translated from the coding sequence ATGGTTAAGTATTTGGAATTAAGGTATAAAACATTTGAAGAATATTTTGAGAACTTTATTGATACTTTACTCTCAACAAACAAGACTTATGAATATTTTGTTGATTGGGAAAAAGTGAAGAATGTCGTTTTGAAATATGAAAAAGAGCTGGCTCTGTTAAAACAATTGTACGAATTGAAACCTAAAAAAGCTAAAGAGCGATTAAAATTATTGCTACAAGAGCATCCAACAATACTGCCTCTTATCCCCGCTCTAATCGCTGAAAGAACTGATAAAGGATTATTAAGTATTTATGACCCAGATAAAATGCAATTTGTAGAATTTAATTTTAAGTCGCACTTTTTAACAGAGAGCGAAATTAATCAAATAGTTGAATTTTGTGAAAAAACGGGACTATTGGATGTCTTGATTAGTGTTCAAAATTTGAGAGATTACCTATTTGGGGTTGAGGTTGGGATTGATACAAACGCTAGGAAAGGGAGAAGTGGCACACTTTTTGAAAAAATGGTAAAAAGATTCCTTGAGAAAAATTTGCCTGAATATGTAAGAGTCATTCCTCAGGATAGAAGGTTTTCTCTCTATGAGACTATTGGAAGAACTAAAAAGGAGAAAGCTAAAAGGCATGACTTCGTATTGTATAAAGAAGAAACTCCTATTATGGCTATAGAAGTCAATTTCTACAATGTTACAGGAAGTAAACCGATAGAGATTGTTGGGAGTTATATTACTCTAAATAAGGCAGCCAAAGAAAAAGGAATTGCCTTTGTGTGGGTTACAGACGGACCAGCGTGGAAAAAGATGAGGGAGCCATTAATGAGAGGAATGAAAGAAATTGAGTGGGTTGTTAATTATTTCCAACTTCAGAAGCTTATTCAATATTTCAACTCCATTAACTGGGAAATTTAA